In Phreatobacter aquaticus, a single genomic region encodes these proteins:
- a CDS encoding ABC transporter ATP-binding protein: MISVEPAHPLPAPGTSQHALSIDGVRLAFGGVQALDGVTFDIAKGRLTALIGPNGAGKTTLFNVVAGLLRPDAGRVLLGGTDLVGLKPEAITARGLVKSFQIARGFPKMTVFEHLMVYGQNQPGERLWPALVGGAAARRREQELAERALGVAKRLRLAHVIDNLVTALSGGQKKLLEIGRALMADPAVILFDEPAAGVNPTLAEEIGDELRAIVAEGRTVVLIEHDMALIERIADHVIVMALGKRLAEGSFDEVRDNVEVQTAYLGGRR, encoded by the coding sequence ATGATCTCTGTTGAACCTGCCCATCCGCTCCCTGCACCCGGCACCAGCCAACACGCGCTGTCGATCGACGGCGTGCGCCTGGCCTTCGGCGGCGTCCAGGCGCTCGATGGCGTCACATTCGACATCGCGAAAGGGCGTCTGACGGCGCTGATCGGGCCGAATGGAGCCGGCAAGACAACACTGTTCAACGTCGTGGCCGGCCTGCTCCGCCCGGATGCCGGCCGCGTGCTGCTCGGCGGCACCGACCTTGTTGGCCTGAAGCCCGAGGCGATCACGGCCAGGGGACTGGTCAAGTCGTTCCAGATCGCCCGCGGTTTTCCGAAGATGACCGTCTTCGAGCACCTCATGGTCTATGGCCAGAACCAGCCGGGCGAGCGGCTCTGGCCGGCGTTGGTCGGGGGCGCTGCCGCCCGCAGGCGGGAACAGGAGCTGGCCGAACGCGCGCTCGGCGTCGCGAAACGGCTGCGGCTTGCCCATGTCATCGACAATCTGGTCACCGCATTGTCCGGCGGCCAGAAGAAGCTCCTGGAGATCGGCCGCGCGCTGATGGCCGACCCGGCCGTCATCCTGTTCGACGAGCCTGCCGCCGGCGTCAATCCGACGCTCGCCGAGGAGATCGGCGACGAATTGCGCGCCATCGTCGCCGAGGGCCGTACCGTCGTTCTGATCGAGCACGACATGGCGCTGATCGAGCGCATCGCCGATCATGTGATCGTCATGGCGCTCGGCAAGCGGCTGGCCGAGGGTTCGTTCGACGAGGTCCGCGACAATGTCGAGGTTCAGACTGCCTATCTCGGGGGACGTCGATGA
- a CDS encoding acyltransferase family protein, whose amino-acid sequence MKQTVTLPTRFRSLDAWRGICAALVVLFHVPILHMAKDAPAFANLQLGVDFFFVLSGFVISHAYGDRLQATRDSRGFMEARFRRLWPLHVVVLAAFVLLELAKLAYGYVKPGFVVDAAPFPPGRSPIEIVTNLLFLQSFGLHPGLSWNSPAWSIAVEFWTSAVFLGILLWAPKARNGIFIALAVASAAILALVSPSSLFVSSDWGFVRCLLGFSVGCLVYDLRLRLPAPTLPLGLLEILTAMLAAAFVLLTPQGPAHLAAPLVFGVLIYVYSFEGGAASALLMTRVPQALGRWSFAIYMTHAFLFQLMRTAGSFADQKLGLHNVVMHNGDKLITIGSPTQAIVALVAVPAVVIAVGAFFHRFVEVPFSRKPAPSAAATPTPRLVPREGGVGGVTVRRA is encoded by the coding sequence ATGAAACAGACTGTGACGCTTCCCACCCGCTTCCGGTCGCTCGATGCCTGGCGCGGCATCTGCGCAGCTCTGGTCGTGCTGTTCCATGTGCCAATCCTGCACATGGCCAAGGATGCCCCCGCCTTCGCCAACCTTCAGCTTGGCGTGGACTTCTTCTTCGTCCTGTCCGGCTTCGTCATCAGCCATGCCTATGGCGACAGGCTGCAGGCGACCCGCGACAGCCGCGGCTTCATGGAGGCGCGCTTCCGCCGGCTCTGGCCGCTTCACGTCGTTGTCCTGGCCGCCTTCGTCCTGCTTGAGCTTGCCAAGCTTGCCTATGGCTATGTGAAGCCCGGCTTCGTCGTGGATGCGGCGCCTTTCCCGCCTGGTCGTTCGCCAATCGAGATCGTCACCAATCTCTTGTTCCTGCAATCCTTCGGCCTGCACCCGGGCCTGAGCTGGAACAGTCCGGCCTGGAGCATCGCGGTCGAGTTCTGGACCTCGGCGGTCTTCCTCGGCATCCTTCTTTGGGCCCCCAAGGCCCGCAACGGCATCTTCATCGCCCTCGCTGTGGCCTCGGCGGCGATCCTGGCCCTTGTCTCGCCGTCGTCGCTGTTCGTCAGTTCGGATTGGGGCTTCGTGCGTTGCCTGCTCGGCTTCTCGGTCGGCTGCCTGGTCTATGACCTGCGGCTGCGCCTGCCCGCGCCGACATTGCCGCTCGGGCTGCTCGAGATTCTGACAGCCATGCTCGCGGCGGCCTTTGTCCTGCTCACGCCGCAGGGACCGGCTCATCTCGCCGCCCCGCTGGTCTTCGGCGTGCTGATCTATGTTTACTCGTTCGAGGGCGGCGCCGCGTCTGCCCTGCTCATGACCCGTGTGCCGCAGGCGCTGGGCCGTTGGTCCTTCGCCATCTACATGACCCATGCCTTCCTGTTCCAGCTGATGCGGACCGCAGGTTCCTTCGCCGATCAGAAACTCGGCCTGCATAACGTCGTCATGCACAACGGTGACAAGCTCATCACCATTGGCAGCCCGACCCAGGCCATCGTCGCCCTGGTGGCTGTGCCCGCCGTGGTCATTGCGGTCGGTGCCTTCTTCCATCGCTTCGTGGAAGTGCCGTTCAGCCGCAAGCCGGCTCCCTCGGCCGCTGCAACGCCCACGCCCCGGCTTGTGCCGCGGGAAGGCGGCGTCGGCGGTGTCACGGTGCGCCGCGCGTGA
- the queG gene encoding tRNA epoxyqueuosine(34) reductase QueG has translation MSDGQALRDAIRDAARAEGFDLVAFTTPDAIPHAGPRLKAAVDAGHHGSMAWMEETLERRSSPQVLWPEGRSIIMLAMNYGPETNPLEGLADREAGLISVYAQGDDYHDVIKAKLKAVGRWLVDETGCAIKVFVDTAPLMEKPLAAAAGLGWQGRHTNMVSRSFGSWLFLGSIMTTLEIAPDQPERDHCGSCRACLDICPTAAFPAPYQLDARRCISYLTIENKGPIPQEFRKAIGNRIYGCDDCLAVCPWNKFAEAGRQAKLAARAALKRPRLADLVILDDAAFRALFSKSPVKRVGRDRFIRNVLIAIGNSSDVSLAEPAATLLDDPSPLVRGAAIWALRQIAPERLPAGPATSETDPDVLKEWTT, from the coding sequence CTGAGCGACGGCCAGGCGCTGCGCGACGCGATCCGGGACGCCGCGCGCGCCGAGGGCTTCGACCTGGTCGCCTTCACCACCCCCGACGCCATTCCTCATGCCGGGCCGCGACTCAAGGCAGCCGTCGATGCCGGCCATCATGGCTCCATGGCCTGGATGGAAGAGACGCTGGAACGGCGCTCCTCTCCGCAAGTGCTCTGGCCGGAGGGGCGCAGCATCATCATGCTGGCGATGAATTACGGCCCCGAGACCAACCCGCTTGAGGGCCTTGCCGATCGCGAGGCCGGTCTCATCTCGGTCTATGCCCAGGGCGACGATTATCACGACGTGATCAAGGCGAAGCTCAAAGCCGTGGGCCGCTGGCTGGTGGACGAGACCGGCTGCGCGATCAAGGTCTTCGTCGATACCGCGCCGCTGATGGAAAAGCCGCTGGCCGCCGCCGCCGGCCTCGGCTGGCAGGGCCGGCACACCAACATGGTGTCGCGCAGCTTCGGTTCCTGGCTGTTCCTCGGGTCGATCATGACGACCCTGGAGATTGCGCCCGACCAGCCGGAGCGCGACCATTGCGGATCGTGCCGCGCCTGCCTCGACATCTGTCCGACAGCGGCCTTTCCAGCTCCCTATCAGCTCGATGCCAGGCGCTGCATCAGCTACCTCACCATCGAGAACAAGGGACCGATCCCGCAGGAATTCCGCAAGGCGATCGGCAACCGCATCTATGGCTGCGACGATTGCCTCGCCGTGTGTCCGTGGAACAAGTTTGCCGAAGCTGGCCGGCAGGCGAAGCTTGCCGCCCGCGCGGCGCTGAAGCGGCCGAGGCTCGCCGATCTCGTAATCCTCGACGATGCCGCCTTCCGGGCCCTGTTCAGCAAGAGCCCGGTGAAGCGGGTCGGCCGTGACCGCTTCATCCGCAATGTGCTGATCGCCATCGGCAACAGCAGTGACGTTTCCCTTGCCGAACCCGCCGCCACCCTGCTCGACGATCCCTCGCCGCTGGTGCGCGGCGCGGCCATCTGGGCACTGCGCCAGATCGCGCCGGAGCGGCTGCCGGCCGGGCCAGCTACGTCTGAGACGGACCCCGACGTTCTCAAGGAATGGACGACATGA
- a CDS encoding complex I NDUFA9 subunit family protein — translation MQTFDRLVTVFGGSGFVGRHVVRALAKRGFRIRVAVRRPDLAGHLQPLGSVGQINFVQANLRYPDSVRQAVEGAEFVVNCVGILYETGRQRFDAVQARGAGTVAKAAAEAGAKLIHISAIGADAESAANYARTKAAGEAAVLAAAPDAVILRPSIVFGPEDDFFNRFAGMAQMMPILPLVGGGETKFQPVFVGDVAEAVMAAVDGKAKAGTVYELGGPAPKSFRELLEFICATTGRKRLLVPMPFWAATFNARFMQLLPKPMLTVDQVELLKSDNLVGEAAKAEGRTLEGLGIHPQSVEAIVPSYLWRFRRQGQFSEQLR, via the coding sequence ATGCAGACGTTTGACCGGCTCGTCACGGTATTCGGCGGCTCAGGTTTCGTCGGGCGCCATGTCGTCCGCGCACTCGCCAAGCGTGGTTTCCGCATCCGCGTCGCGGTCCGCCGCCCCGATCTTGCCGGCCACCTCCAGCCGCTCGGCTCCGTCGGGCAGATCAATTTCGTCCAGGCCAACCTGCGCTATCCGGATTCGGTGCGCCAGGCGGTCGAGGGCGCCGAGTTCGTCGTCAACTGCGTCGGCATTCTCTACGAGACCGGCCGGCAGCGATTCGATGCGGTTCAGGCCCGCGGCGCCGGAACAGTGGCCAAGGCCGCAGCCGAGGCCGGCGCCAAGCTGATCCACATTTCAGCCATCGGCGCCGATGCCGAGAGCGCGGCGAACTATGCCCGCACCAAGGCGGCCGGCGAAGCCGCGGTTCTGGCGGCAGCGCCGGATGCGGTCATCCTGCGTCCGTCGATCGTGTTCGGACCCGAGGACGATTTCTTCAACCGCTTTGCCGGCATGGCGCAGATGATGCCGATCCTGCCGCTGGTCGGCGGCGGCGAGACGAAGTTCCAGCCGGTGTTCGTCGGAGACGTGGCCGAAGCGGTGATGGCCGCCGTCGATGGCAAGGCCAAGGCCGGCACGGTCTACGAGCTGGGCGGCCCGGCGCCCAAGAGCTTCCGCGAGCTCCTGGAATTCATCTGCGCGACCACCGGCCGCAAGCGGCTGCTGGTGCCCATGCCGTTCTGGGCCGCCACGTTCAACGCGCGCTTCATGCAGCTTCTGCCGAAGCCCATGCTGACCGTTGACCAGGTGGAACTGCTGAAGAGCGACAATCTGGTGGGCGAGGCTGCCAAGGCCGAGGGCCGGACCCTGGAAGGCCTCGGCATCCATCCGCAATCGGTGGAAGCAATCGTGCCGAGCTATCTCTGGCGCTTCCGCCGCCAGGGCCAGTTCTCAGAACAGCTGCGCTGA
- a CDS encoding ABC transporter ATP-binding protein encodes MSAFSIEGLVGGYGAADHVVKGVDLQAAPGELVCIIGPNGAGKSTVLKLAAGLLSPKAGRVTVGETAIANASPQAVLAAGFVLVPQEKNVFGGLSVEENLAMGTHMRPALFKARRDAVFDRLPLLAARRRQLGKTLSGGQRQLLAMGIALMAEPKVLALDEPTAGLSPVAADGLFATIRGLASGDVAVVMVEQNALEALTIADRAYVLVDGRVAREGRASDIAADDDIRRLFLGGRKAA; translated from the coding sequence ATGAGCGCCTTCTCGATCGAGGGTCTGGTCGGCGGCTATGGCGCGGCTGACCATGTGGTGAAGGGCGTCGATCTCCAGGCGGCCCCCGGCGAGCTCGTCTGCATCATCGGGCCGAACGGCGCCGGCAAGTCCACAGTGCTGAAACTGGCCGCGGGCCTGCTCAGCCCGAAGGCCGGTCGTGTCACGGTTGGCGAAACGGCCATTGCCAATGCCTCGCCCCAGGCGGTCCTCGCCGCCGGCTTCGTGCTGGTGCCGCAGGAAAAGAACGTTTTCGGCGGCCTGTCGGTCGAGGAAAACCTCGCCATGGGCACGCATATGCGGCCGGCGCTGTTCAAGGCACGCCGCGATGCCGTGTTCGACCGACTGCCGCTGCTTGCTGCCCGCCGCCGCCAGCTCGGCAAGACGCTCTCCGGCGGCCAGCGCCAGCTGCTCGCCATGGGCATTGCCTTGATGGCGGAGCCGAAGGTCCTGGCGCTGGACGAGCCGACTGCCGGTCTGTCGCCGGTTGCCGCCGACGGCCTGTTCGCCACGATCCGCGGCCTCGCGTCTGGCGATGTCGCGGTCGTCATGGTCGAGCAGAATGCCCTCGAGGCGTTGACCATCGCCGACCGCGCCTATGTGCTGGTCGACGGCCGGGTCGCCCGCGAGGGCCGCGCCTCCGATATCGCTGCTGACGACGACATCCGCCGCCTGTTTCTGGGGGGCCGCAAGGCCGCCTGA
- a CDS encoding AmpG family muropeptide MFS transporter, with the protein MRKAGWREAAAVYFRRDVLVVLLLGFAAGLPLALSGSTLLVWMAESSANLSTIGLFALVGTPYTIKFLWAPVVDAIDIPVLSRLFGRRRGWLIFSQILLMAAIVFLGLQNPDVSPFMVAVGAVLVATASATQDIVIDAYRVEKLDTSEQAAGMGSYVAAYRIGMLVSTAGALLIVSYFEKVQGFPKATAWTLSYIVMAGFVVVGMITTLAAREPARSDEAVRLARAEANPVARVAQAAFGAFSQFLSRDMALTVLAFVILFKLCDAFVGAMTGPFVIRGMGYGREEYAAIVKGLGLAATLAGGFAGGFVARALDLRTSLWLAAFLQAGSNLVFALQAAMPASYGMLASVIVVENFTGAIGTVIFVAYLSSLCNSPLHTATQYALLSALAAVGRTYLSAPAGWVAGQTGWFWFFVLSCLTAIPSIVLLLWLQARGHFATLERPKGPLATDD; encoded by the coding sequence ATGCGCAAAGCGGGCTGGCGCGAAGCGGCGGCCGTCTACTTCCGGCGCGACGTGCTGGTCGTGTTGTTGCTCGGCTTCGCCGCCGGCCTGCCGCTCGCCCTGTCCGGCTCGACCCTGCTCGTCTGGATGGCCGAGAGTTCGGCCAACCTGTCGACGATCGGCCTGTTCGCGCTGGTTGGAACGCCCTACACGATCAAGTTCCTCTGGGCGCCGGTGGTCGATGCCATCGACATTCCCGTGCTTTCCCGCCTCTTCGGCCGCCGCCGCGGCTGGCTGATCTTCAGCCAGATCCTGCTGATGGCGGCGATCGTCTTCCTGGGGCTGCAGAACCCGGATGTGTCGCCGTTCATGGTGGCTGTCGGTGCCGTTCTGGTCGCGACCGCCTCCGCCACCCAGGACATCGTCATCGATGCCTACCGGGTCGAGAAGCTCGACACGTCGGAGCAGGCGGCCGGCATGGGCTCCTATGTCGCCGCCTACCGGATCGGCATGCTGGTCTCCACCGCCGGCGCGCTGCTGATCGTCTCCTATTTCGAGAAGGTGCAGGGCTTTCCGAAGGCGACCGCCTGGACCCTGTCCTACATCGTCATGGCGGGCTTCGTGGTGGTCGGCATGATCACCACGCTTGCCGCCCGTGAGCCGGCCCGCTCCGACGAGGCGGTGCGTCTCGCCCGCGCCGAGGCCAATCCGGTCGCACGGGTCGCGCAGGCGGCATTCGGCGCGTTTTCCCAGTTCCTGTCCCGCGACATGGCGCTGACGGTGCTGGCCTTCGTCATCCTTTTCAAGCTCTGCGACGCCTTCGTCGGCGCCATGACCGGTCCCTTCGTCATCCGCGGCATGGGCTATGGCCGCGAGGAATATGCGGCGATCGTCAAGGGCCTGGGCCTTGCCGCAACGCTCGCTGGCGGTTTTGCCGGTGGCTTTGTCGCCCGCGCGCTCGACCTGCGCACAAGCCTCTGGCTTGCCGCCTTCCTTCAGGCCGGATCCAACCTCGTCTTCGCGCTGCAGGCCGCCATGCCGGCAAGCTACGGCATGCTGGCTTCCGTCATCGTGGTCGAGAACTTCACCGGCGCGATCGGCACGGTGATCTTCGTCGCCTACCTGTCGTCGCTGTGCAATTCGCCGCTCCACACGGCCACGCAATATGCGCTGCTCTCGGCGCTCGCCGCTGTCGGCCGCACCTATCTCTCGGCGCCGGCCGGCTGGGTCGCGGGCCAGACCGGATGGTTCTGGTTCTTCGTTCTGTCCTGCCTCACCGCCATTCCGAGCATCGTGCTCCTGCTCTGGCTGCAGGCGCGCGGCCATTTTGCGACGCTGGAACGGCCCAAGGGCCCGCTCGCCACCGATGATTGA
- a CDS encoding 23S rRNA (adenine(2030)-N(6))-methyltransferase RlmJ: MNYRHAYHAGNPADVIKHAVLAFVIDYLLKKEAPIRVIDTHAGLGRYDLTSDAAERTGEWVEGIGRLWGRDLPEPLEALVGSYMDSVARLNPDGRLRFYPGSPDIARLMTRPVDGMTFCELHPEDGDDLARLYARDRRIKVIGIDGWLAPKAFLPPKEKRGLVLIDPPFEQPGEFDRLVEALDNGYRRWAGGVFLLWYPVKDAAAVKRFHRAIAELAIPKCLTIETTWRAVDGERLSGAGLVTVNAPYTLAEVCRAAARPLWDVLEMPNGRLDLFGGEDRA, from the coding sequence ATGAACTATCGCCACGCCTATCATGCCGGGAACCCGGCAGATGTGATCAAGCACGCCGTCCTCGCCTTCGTGATCGACTATCTCCTGAAGAAGGAGGCGCCGATCCGGGTGATCGACACCCATGCGGGGCTCGGCCGCTATGATCTGACATCGGATGCTGCCGAGCGCACCGGCGAATGGGTCGAGGGCATCGGCCGGCTCTGGGGGCGTGACCTGCCCGAACCGCTGGAGGCGCTGGTCGGCAGCTATATGGACTCAGTCGCCAGGCTCAATCCGGACGGTCGCCTGCGCTTCTATCCCGGCAGCCCCGATATTGCCCGGCTGATGACCCGCCCGGTCGATGGCATGACCTTCTGCGAACTGCATCCGGAGGATGGTGACGATCTTGCACGGCTCTATGCGCGCGACCGCCGCATCAAGGTGATCGGCATTGACGGCTGGCTGGCGCCGAAGGCCTTCCTGCCGCCGAAAGAGAAGCGTGGTCTCGTCCTGATCGATCCGCCCTTCGAGCAGCCGGGCGAGTTCGACCGCCTGGTCGAGGCGCTGGACAATGGCTATCGCCGCTGGGCGGGGGGCGTGTTCCTGCTCTGGTATCCGGTCAAGGATGCGGCGGCCGTGAAGCGGTTCCACCGGGCGATCGCCGAGCTCGCAATCCCGAAATGCCTGACGATCGAGACGACCTGGCGGGCTGTCGACGGCGAAAGGCTGTCGGGCGCCGGTCTTGTGACGGTCAATGCGCCCTATACGCTGGCCGAAGTGTGCCGTGCCGCCGCGCGTCCGCTCTGGGACGTGCTGGAGATGCCGAACGGCCGCCTGGACCTGTTTGGCGGCGAGGACCGCGCCTGA
- a CDS encoding glutathione S-transferase family protein, translated as MLLHHRFFCPHSRFVRLVLAERGLETDMAEAKPWERHDDFLRLNPEGTTPVLEVSDELAIPGAEIIVTYFEESVGHPPERKLLPDGPVQRVEVRRLMHWFGVKFFEEVSGPLVAEKIDKRFMPPTQGGGGPNTSAIRAARANIRYHLRYIGWLAQRNDWLAGPELSYADLVAAAHLSVVDYLGDVPWTDDETAKDWYAKVKSRPSFRALLADRVVGMPASATYADLDF; from the coding sequence ATGCTTCTGCACCACCGCTTCTTCTGCCCTCACTCCCGCTTTGTCAGGCTGGTGCTCGCCGAGCGCGGGCTTGAGACGGATATGGCGGAAGCAAAACCATGGGAGCGGCATGACGATTTCCTCAGGCTGAACCCGGAGGGCACCACGCCGGTGCTGGAGGTCAGCGACGAGCTGGCGATCCCCGGCGCCGAGATCATCGTCACCTATTTCGAGGAAAGTGTCGGTCATCCGCCTGAGCGCAAGCTGTTGCCAGACGGTCCGGTGCAGCGGGTCGAGGTGCGCCGGCTCATGCACTGGTTCGGCGTGAAATTCTTCGAGGAGGTCTCTGGGCCACTGGTGGCGGAGAAGATCGACAAGCGCTTCATGCCGCCAACCCAGGGCGGCGGCGGCCCGAACACCAGCGCCATCCGCGCGGCGCGCGCCAATATCCGCTACCATCTGCGCTATATCGGCTGGCTCGCGCAGCGGAACGACTGGCTTGCCGGTCCCGAACTGAGCTACGCCGATCTCGTGGCGGCCGCCCATCTGTCGGTCGTCGATTATCTGGGCGATGTGCCGTGGACCGACGACGAGACAGCCAAGGACTGGTACGCGAAGGTGAAGTCGCGCCCGTCGTTCCGGGCGCTGCTGGCCGATCGGGTGGTCGGAATGCCCGCGAGCGCGACCTACGCCGATCTCGACTTCTGA
- a CDS encoding SDR family oxidoreductase gives MSTLLIFGLGYSSVATVRASGKRYERIIATVRSAERAAALTASGVAGQAVSVIPFDGSRMSDDLAQAIGQADDVLVSVPPNDQGDPVLRACTPALSSAHLRAVSYLSTVGVYGDHDGGWVDETTEPKPVSPRSLERLEAERAWTAFGQANGVPVAILRLSGIYGPGNNALVNLRRGTARRIIKLGQVFNRIHVDDIAQAVLAGFERRYSGVVNVTDDEPSPAQDVITYAAELLGVPVPPDIPFEQAGLSPMGRSFYGECKRVANRRLKGELGVNLLHPNFRVALQALAAGGDGHAEPQDP, from the coding sequence ATGAGCACGCTTCTGATCTTCGGCCTTGGCTATTCGTCGGTTGCGACAGTGCGCGCCTCGGGCAAACGCTACGAGCGGATCATCGCGACGGTCCGCTCGGCCGAGCGCGCGGCGGCTCTCACGGCGAGTGGCGTGGCCGGCCAGGCGGTGAGCGTGATCCCGTTCGATGGCAGCCGGATGAGCGACGACCTGGCTCAGGCCATCGGGCAGGCCGACGATGTTCTGGTCTCGGTGCCGCCGAACGACCAGGGCGATCCCGTCCTGCGGGCCTGCACGCCTGCGCTGTCATCGGCCCATCTGCGCGCCGTCTCCTATCTCTCGACCGTCGGCGTCTATGGCGACCATGACGGCGGCTGGGTCGATGAGACGACCGAGCCTAAGCCGGTCAGTCCGCGCAGCCTGGAGCGGCTGGAGGCCGAGCGCGCCTGGACCGCCTTCGGCCAGGCCAATGGCGTGCCGGTCGCCATCCTTCGGCTCTCCGGCATCTATGGGCCCGGCAACAATGCGCTGGTCAATCTGAGGCGCGGCACGGCGCGCCGGATCATCAAGCTGGGCCAGGTGTTCAACCGCATCCATGTCGATGATATCGCGCAAGCCGTACTAGCCGGCTTCGAGCGGCGCTATTCCGGGGTGGTCAACGTCACGGATGACGAGCCCTCCCCGGCGCAGGACGTCATCACCTATGCCGCCGAGCTTCTGGGTGTGCCGGTGCCGCCCGATATCCCGTTCGAGCAGGCCGGCCTGTCACCCATGGGCCGCAGCTTCTACGGGGAGTGCAAGCGAGTGGCCAATCGCCGGTTGAAGGGTGAACTGGGCGTTAACCTGTTGCATCCAAACTTCCGGGTGGCGCTCCAGGCATTGGCCGCCGGGGGCGACGGACACGCAGAGCCGCAGGACCCCTAA
- a CDS encoding undecaprenyl-diphosphate phosphatase, with product MDIANMGKALILGIVEGGTEFIPVSSTGHLILLGHFLGFQSTGKTFEVLIQLGAILAILLVYFSRLFGVLLCLPTDAWARRFVVSVLVAFLPAALLGALLHSRIKAVFERPDLVCVALILGGIVLLVVDRLKLEPKDDNAFRFTPWLAFKIGICQCAALFPGVSRSGATIVGALLMGTTKRAAAEFSFFLAMPTMAGAFAYDLYKNYKLLDFADAANIGIGFVAAFISGLIVVRYLLDYVSRHGFGVFAWWRIIVGTLGLVGLFAFR from the coding sequence ATGGACATCGCCAATATGGGCAAGGCCCTCATCCTCGGCATCGTCGAGGGTGGAACCGAATTCATTCCGGTCTCGTCGACCGGGCACCTCATCCTCCTCGGCCATTTCCTCGGCTTTCAGTCGACCGGCAAGACCTTCGAGGTACTGATCCAGCTGGGTGCGATCCTGGCCATCCTGCTGGTCTATTTCTCAAGGTTGTTCGGGGTTCTGCTCTGCCTGCCGACCGATGCCTGGGCGCGCCGTTTCGTCGTTTCGGTTCTCGTCGCCTTCCTGCCGGCGGCCCTGCTGGGTGCGCTCCTGCACAGCCGCATCAAGGCGGTGTTCGAGCGCCCGGACCTCGTCTGCGTGGCGCTGATTCTCGGCGGCATCGTGCTGCTTGTCGTCGACCGGCTGAAGCTCGAGCCGAAGGACGACAATGCCTTCCGCTTCACGCCCTGGCTCGCCTTCAAGATCGGCATCTGCCAGTGCGCGGCGCTGTTTCCCGGCGTATCACGCTCGGGTGCGACCATTGTCGGCGCGCTGCTGATGGGCACGACCAAGCGGGCGGCGGCGGAATTCTCGTTCTTCCTCGCCATGCCGACCATGGCGGGTGCCTTCGCCTATGACCTCTACAAGAACTACAAGCTGCTCGACTTCGCCGACGCAGCCAATATCGGCATCGGCTTTGTGGCAGCCTTCATCTCCGGTCTGATCGTCGTGCGCTACCTGCTCGACTATGTCAGCCGGCACGGTTTCGGGGTCTTCGCCTGGTGGCGGATCATCGTCGGAACGCTGGGGCTCGTTGGTCTGTTCGCCTTCCGCTGA
- a CDS encoding class I SAM-dependent DNA methyltransferase produces the protein MSASFRSSGDLLADRRFDYAMAAKEDGDLEAAADLIRQTLDIVPRWAPGWFALGEVEMARGRSDEAVAAFRHSLDLEPADPLGAGLALARLGVADATGAMSPAYVAALFDQYAPRFDKALREGLAYRGPELIADALLRVAREQGLPERFERVLDLGCGTGLFGEVFAGHCGHLTGVDLSPAMIEAAARKQIYHRLAVGDLTDAALAEPPGSLSLVAAADVFVYVADLAPVFSASAEALGPGGLLAFTTQAEEGDAVRLGADLRYAHPEPLVRRLLGDAGFQVKVCDRASTRRERDAPVPGLVVVAQKA, from the coding sequence ATGAGCGCCTCCTTCCGCTCGTCGGGCGATCTCCTGGCCGACCGCCGCTTCGACTATGCGATGGCGGCGAAGGAGGATGGCGACCTCGAGGCCGCAGCCGACCTCATCCGCCAGACCCTCGACATTGTGCCGCGCTGGGCTCCCGGCTGGTTCGCCCTTGGTGAAGTGGAGATGGCACGCGGACGCAGCGATGAGGCCGTGGCGGCGTTCCGGCACTCGCTTGATCTGGAGCCCGCCGATCCGTTGGGCGCCGGCCTTGCCCTTGCCAGGCTGGGCGTTGCCGATGCGACGGGCGCCATGTCCCCCGCCTATGTCGCGGCGCTGTTCGACCAATATGCGCCGCGCTTCGACAAGGCCCTGCGCGAGGGGCTGGCCTATCGTGGCCCGGAATTGATCGCCGATGCGCTTCTGCGCGTCGCGCGCGAGCAAGGCCTGCCCGAGCGGTTTGAGCGTGTCCTCGATCTCGGCTGCGGCACAGGATTGTTCGGTGAGGTCTTTGCCGGTCATTGCGGCCACCTCACCGGCGTGGATCTGTCGCCGGCGATGATCGAGGCCGCCGCGCGCAAGCAGATTTATCATCGCCTTGCCGTCGGTGACCTGACGGACGCGGCACTGGCCGAGCCGCCCGGCTCCCTGTCGCTGGTCGCGGCCGCCGATGTCTTCGTCTATGTCGCCGATCTTGCGCCGGTCTTCTCAGCCTCGGCCGAAGCGCTTGGGCCAGGCGGCCTGCTGGCATTTACCACGCAGGCGGAGGAGGGAGACGCCGTCAGGCTGGGCGCCGATCTGCGCTATGCCCATCCCGAACCATTGGTCAGGCGCTTGCTGGGCGATGCCGGTTTCCAGGTGAAGGTCTGTGATCGGGCATCGACCCGCCGGGAGCGCGATGCACCGGTGCCGGGACTGGTCGTGGTGGCTCAAAAGGCGTGA